CGGAGCTCCGGGCGAGCCTTTCTCTCGCCTCGATCTTCGGGCTGCGCCTTTTCGGGATGTTCATCATCCTGCCTGTCTTCGCCCTCTACGCAGAGCGGCTGCCGGGCTGGAACCTCACGCTCGTGGGCATTGCCCTGGGCGCGTACGGGCTCACCCAGGCATTCCTGCAGGTCCCGTTCGGGTGGGCGTCGGACCGCCTCGGCCGCAAGCCCGTGATGGTGGCGGGACTCGCGATCTTCGCGCTCGGCAGCGCCACCTGCGCCTTTGCGGAAGCGCCGTGGGCGGTCATCCTCGGCCGGACGATCCAGGGCGCCGGGGCAATCTCGGGCGTCGCCCTGGCGATGGCGGCCGACTTCACACGACCCAGCCAGCGCACCAAGGCGATGGCGATCATCGGCTCCACGATCGGCCTTTCCTTTGCCGTTTCGTTTGCGCTGGCGCCGTACCTGCAGAAGGCGATCGGTGTTCCCGGGATCTTCGCGATGACCGGGTTCCTTGCGCTGGCCGCGATCGCGATCGTGGCATGGGTGGTGCCGGAGCAGCCGCCACGGCGCGATGGCGGCGACCGGGTTCCGTTTTCCGTCGTGCTGCGCGACCCCGAGCTCCTGCGGCTCAACGTCGGCATCTTCGGCCTGCACGCCATCCTGATGGCGCTCTTCGTCGTCGTGCCGTTCGCCCTCGTGCATTCGGGATTGCCGTCCGGATCCCACTCGGTCATCTACGTGGGCGCCGTCGGAACGGGCTTCCTGCTGATGCTCCCCTTCGTCGCGATCCGGAAGGTCGCCCGCCACGAGCGGGCAGTGTTTCTCGGCGCGATCGCCGTCCTCTTCGTTGGCATTGGCGTCCTGGCCTCGGGCCTGGATCGCCTCGCGTCGATCACCGCCGGACTTGTCATCTTTTTCGCTGCCTTCAACGTTCTAGAGGCAAAGCTTCCCGCGCTCGTGTCGAAGGCGGCGCCGCCCGCAGCCAAGGGCGCGGCATCGGGCCTTTACTCGAGCGTCCAGTTCTTCGGCACCTTCGTCGGCGGCGCGGCGGGCGGTGCCATCGCGCAGCATTTCGGCCCGGTGGCCGTCCTCTCGTCCTGCCTGGCGATCACCGCTTTCTGGTTCGCTGCCGCCTGGCCGATGGGAGACCCTGCAACCCGCGAACCCGAACCGCAAGAGCCCCACGAACCGCAAGCCTCCAACCCCTGACCCCGGGAGAAAACCATGGCATCCGTCAACAAAGTGATCCTCATCGGCAACCTCGGACGCGACCCCGAGACGCGCTACATGCCCGACGGCGGCGCCGTCACCAACGTGTCCATCGCCACCACCGAGTCGTGGAAGGACAAGAACGGCGAGAAGCAGGAGAAGACGGAATGGCACCGCGTGGCCTTCTTCGGCAAGCTCGCGGAAATCGCGGGCGAGTACCTGAAGAAGGGCAGCCAGATCTATGTCGAGGGGCGCCTGCAGACTCGCAAGTGGCAGGACAAGGACGGCCAGGACAAGTACTCGACGGAAATCGTCGCCGATCGCATGCAGATGCTGGGTTCACGGCAGGGCATGGGCGGCGGTGACCGCGAGCGGGATGCGGGCGGCGAACGGGAAGGGGCGGCCAAGCCCGCGGGCAAGCCGGCCGCAGGCAAGCCGGCCGGCACCAAGTTCGACGATTTCGAGGACGACATCCCGTTCTGACCGCCGGCTCGCTGCTCGACCACGTTTTCCTGCCGGCTCTTTCCTCGACGGCGCGGGGAGCGCCGGTAGAATGATCCCTCCATCGCGTATGCACCGGGTGCCACCATGAAGCGCATCGTTCTCTTCCTCGTCACGAACCTGTCCGTGATGCTGGTGCTTTCCATCACGCTCAACGTGCTGGGCGTGAACCGTTTCATGACGGCGCAGGGGCTCAATGTGGGCATGCTGGTGGTCTTCTCGGCGGTAGTGGGCTTCACGGGGTCATTCGTCTCGCTACTCCTGTCCAAGACCATGGCCAAGTGGTCCACGGGCGCGCAGGTGATCGACACCCCGCAGGGCGCGGATGAGCAGTGGCTCGTGAACACCGTGCGCCGCCTGGCTGAGAAGGCCGGCATCGGCATGCCCGAGGTCGCGGTGTACGAGGGCGAGCCGAACGCGTTCGCCACCGGCGCCTTCCGCGATTCCTCGCTGGTCGCGGTGTCCACCGGGCTCCTGCACTCCATGACGAAGGATGAGGTGGAGGCCGTCCTCGCGCACGAGGTGGCGCACGTGGCCAATGGGGACATGGTGACGCTCACGCTGATCCAGGGCGTCGTGAACACCTTCGTGGTGTTCTTTGCCCGCATCGTCGGCTACGTGGTCGACAAGACCGTGTTCAGGACCGAGCGCGGCACCGGGCCAGGCTATTACATCACCGTCATCGTCTGCGAGATCGTGTTCGGCATCCTCGCCTCCATCATCGTGGCCTGGTTCTCGCGCCAGCGCGAATTCCGGGCCGATGCGGGCGCAGCCAGCTTCCTTGGAACGCCGCGGCCCATGGTGTCGGCGCTGCGCCGCCTGGGCGGACTCGAGCCCGGCGAGCTCCCGAAGGCTTTCCAGTCGTCGGGCATTGCCGACAAGCCGGGCTTCATGGCGCTCTTTTCCAGCCATCCGCCCATCAAGGCGCGCATCGCTGCCCTAGAGTCGCGCGGTTGACCGACGACTCTCCGGCCGGAAGGAAGCCCGCCCGGCTCGCCTTCCTCATCGTCCTCACGGTCTTCGCGCACACCGCCTTCAACGGCAGCCGAGTCACCGTTTCGCTCTATGCGTTGAGCCTGCAGTCGAGCCCGCTGACCGTCGGCACGCTGATCTCGCTCTATTCGCTCCTGCCGATGCTCCTGTCGGTGAGCGCCGGACGCATGATCGACCGCGTCGGCATGGGCAGACCCGTTCTCTGGTCGTCGGTGGTGCTCGCCGTCGGCGTGGGGCTCCCCGTCCTATCGCCCGGCCTGCCGACCCTGTACCTTGCCTGCGTCGTGATAGGGCTCGCGTTCATGTTCTTCCACATCGCGGTGCAGAATGCGGTGGGCGCCCTGAGCCGACCGGAAGATCGAGCCGTAAACTTCAGCTGGCTGGCCCTGGGGTTTTCCATCTCCGGATTCCTCGGCCCAACCACGGCGGGGCTTGCGATCGACAACGCCGGGTATCGCGTCACGTTCGCCATCCTTGCCGTGTCGGCCATCGTGCCGGCGCTCGCGCTCGCCGTGAGAAAGCCGAGTCTTCCCCGGGCCCACCCCGGCCCCGCTCCGGGCGCGCGCCTGAAGGACCTGGTCGGCAGTCGCGAGTTGCGGCGCGTCTTCCTCGTGACCGGGTTTCTCGCGATGGCCTGGGACCTCTTCTTCTTCGTGATGCCCATCTACGGAACCTCTATCGGGCTTTCCGCTTCCACGATCGGGGGCATCCTGGGGTCGTTCGCGGCCGCCACGTTCGTCGTGCGGATGGTGCTTCCGTGGTTCGCGCGGCGACTGCCCCAGTGGCAGCTCGTGAGCGCCACCCTGTTCGTCGCCTGCGTGGCCTACACGCTGTTCCCCCTCGTCCGAACGGTGCCGCTCATTGCGACCATCGCCTTCCTGCTGGGGCTAGGGCTGGGCGCCTCGCAGCCCAGTCTCATGTCCCTCATCCAGCAATCGACACCGGAGGGGCGGCTGGGCGAGGCGCTCGGCATGCGAACCACGGTCATGAACGCCAGCCACACGCTTCTGCCACTCTTCTTCGGCGTCATCGGAACGGCGCTCGGCATGGCCTCCGTTTTCTGGTCCATGGCAGTTTGCCTCGGCACCGCCGGCGTTTATTTTCGCCGACATCGCCCTGGCGGCTGAACCCCTGGGGCGCCGCCGGGCACGATGCGCCAAGTGCTTGTGTTAAAATGGTTATTTTCTCCGATTCCGAGGCGTTGATGCCCATTTACGAATACCGCTGCTCGAATTGCGGCCACCAGCAGGAGTTCCTGCAGAAGATGAGCGACGCCCCGTTCACGCGTTGCACCCAGTGCGGCCAGGAAACGTTCGCGAAGATGGTCACCGCAGCCGGCTTTCACCTCAAGGGCAGCGGCTGGTACGCCACGGACTTCAAGGGGGGAGGAGCGAAGCCTGCCGCGAAATCCGAGGGGGCGTCCGAAGCAAAGGACAGCGCCAAGGGCCCGGCGCCCGCATCCGGCACGGGCGGATGCCCGGCCTCCTCGTAGGCCCTACTTGATCCCCTTCGGTCCGGAACGGTGCGCAGGCGAGTGATGGCCACGCTGAGGCGCTATCTCGTCGCGGGCCTCCTCGTGTGGATCCCGCTTGCGATCACGTTCTGGGTGCTCTCGCTGCTGGTCGAGCTGATGGACCAGTCGCTGCTGATCGTTCCCGCCCGCTATCGCAGCGATGCCGTGCTTGGCTTCCACCTGCCCGGGCTCGGCGCCATCCTGACGATCATGATCCTGCTTTCCACCGGCGCGGTGGTGGCCAATTTCTTGGGCAAGCGCCTGCTGCTTTTCTGGGAGTCCGTGCTGGGCCGCATCCCGATAGTGCGTTCGATATACGGCGGCGTGAAGCAGATCAGCGACACGCTCTTCTCGCCCGACGGCAAGGCCTTCCGCCGCGCGGTACTCGTGCGCTATCCCCACGCGGGCGCATGGACGGTCGCGCTCGTCACGGGTACTCCCGAGCACGAGGTCACGGACCACCTGGGCCACGACCAGGTGTCGGTCTTCGTGCCCACGACGCCCAACATCACGGCGGGGTTCTTTCTCATCGTGCCGCGATCCGACACGCTGGAGTTGCAGATGAGCGTGGACCAGGCGCTCAAGTACATCATTTCCATGGGCGTGGCCGAGCCGCCGCGCCCGGGAGCACGACCCGAGAGTCTCCACTCCGGGACCGACCCCAATCCGGTGCCGTCGCCGAAAACGTAGGCGGCGGCGCGAAGGGTCGGGCAGTCACTGCCCACGGCGTGCGAAGCCAGGCCTCCCGCGGTTGCGCGGGAGCGACGAACGAAATCGGCCCCGCGAGCGGGGCACAAAGAGAAAATGCGAACTGAATACTGCGGACTGATCGATACCCGATTCCTCGGGAAACCCGTGACGCTTTATGGCTGGGCGCACCGCCGCCGCGACCACGGAGGCGTCATCTTCGTCGACCTTCGTGATCGCGAGGGGCTCGTCCAGGTGGTGAGCGATCCGGACCGGAAGGAGACCTTCGCCAACGCCGACCGGGTCAGGAACGAATTCGTCCTTCGGGTGACCGGCATCGTGCGGCGCCGCCCGGAGGGAACGGTGAACCCGGGCCTCAGAAGCGGGGAAATCGAAGTGCTCGCCCACGACCTGGAGATCCTGAACCCTGCGGTCACGCCGCCGTTCATGATGGACGACGAGACGATTTCCGAGGAGGTGCGGCTTCGCTACCGCTACCTCGACCTGCGCCGCGAACCGATGCACAAGGCGCTGAAGATGCGCCACCGCACTGCGAAGGCGGTGCGCGACTACCTGGACGACCTGGGCTTCATCGACATCGAGACACCGGTGCTCTACAAGTCCACGCCCGAGGGCGCGCGAGAATTCCTCGTGCCTTCACGCATCCATGACGGGCAGTTCTACGCGCTGCCGCAGTCTCCGCAGCTGTTCAAGCAGCTCCTGATGATTGCCGGCTACGACCGCTACTACCAGATCGTGAAGTGCTTCCGCGACGAGGACCTGCGCGCGGACCGGCAGCCCGAGTTCACGCAGATCGACATCGAGACATCGTTCCTTTCCGAGCGCGAGATCCAGGACATCATGGAGGGGCTCGTTCGCCACGTCTTCAAGCGGGTGCTCGACGTGGATCTGCCTGCATTTCCGCGCCTGGCCTACGCCGACGCGATGGCCCGGTATGGCAGCGACAAGCCCGACCTGCGCGTGAAGCTCGAGCTGACCGAGCTCACCGACCTCATGAAGGGCGTCGATTTCAAGGTCTTCCGGGCGGCGGCGGAACTTCCCGATGGCCGCGTCGCCGCGCTGCGGGTGCCCGGCGGCAATGCTGCGTTCACGCGCAAGGAACTCGACGACCTCACGCCGTTCGTGGCGATCTACGGCGCGAAGGGCCTGGCATACATCCGCGTGAACGACCGCACGAAGCCGGGCGAGGAGGGCCTCCAGTCGCCGATCGTGAAGTTCTTCAAGCCCGCCGAGCTCGCCGCGATCCTCGAGCGCACCAGCGCGCAGGACGGCGACGTGATCTTCTTCGGCGCGGACCGCCGGAAGGTGGTCAACGACGCGATGGGCGCGTTGCGCAT
The sequence above is a segment of the Betaproteobacteria bacterium genome. Coding sequences within it:
- a CDS encoding MFS transporter, translated to MAPSPARMSAAELRASLSLASIFGLRLFGMFIILPVFALYAERLPGWNLTLVGIALGAYGLTQAFLQVPFGWASDRLGRKPVMVAGLAIFALGSATCAFAEAPWAVILGRTIQGAGAISGVALAMAADFTRPSQRTKAMAIIGSTIGLSFAVSFALAPYLQKAIGVPGIFAMTGFLALAAIAIVAWVVPEQPPRRDGGDRVPFSVVLRDPELLRLNVGIFGLHAILMALFVVVPFALVHSGLPSGSHSVIYVGAVGTGFLLMLPFVAIRKVARHERAVFLGAIAVLFVGIGVLASGLDRLASITAGLVIFFAAFNVLEAKLPALVSKAAPPAAKGAASGLYSSVQFFGTFVGGAAGGAIAQHFGPVAVLSSCLAITAFWFAAAWPMGDPATREPEPQEPHEPQASNP
- the ssb gene encoding single-stranded DNA-binding protein, giving the protein MASVNKVILIGNLGRDPETRYMPDGGAVTNVSIATTESWKDKNGEKQEKTEWHRVAFFGKLAEIAGEYLKKGSQIYVEGRLQTRKWQDKDGQDKYSTEIVADRMQMLGSRQGMGGGDRERDAGGEREGAAKPAGKPAAGKPAGTKFDDFEDDIPF
- the htpX gene encoding protease HtpX, translated to MKRIVLFLVTNLSVMLVLSITLNVLGVNRFMTAQGLNVGMLVVFSAVVGFTGSFVSLLLSKTMAKWSTGAQVIDTPQGADEQWLVNTVRRLAEKAGIGMPEVAVYEGEPNAFATGAFRDSSLVAVSTGLLHSMTKDEVEAVLAHEVAHVANGDMVTLTLIQGVVNTFVVFFARIVGYVVDKTVFRTERGTGPGYYITVIVCEIVFGILASIIVAWFSRQREFRADAGAASFLGTPRPMVSALRRLGGLEPGELPKAFQSSGIADKPGFMALFSSHPPIKARIAALESRG
- a CDS encoding MFS transporter; amino-acid sequence: MTDDSPAGRKPARLAFLIVLTVFAHTAFNGSRVTVSLYALSLQSSPLTVGTLISLYSLLPMLLSVSAGRMIDRVGMGRPVLWSSVVLAVGVGLPVLSPGLPTLYLACVVIGLAFMFFHIAVQNAVGALSRPEDRAVNFSWLALGFSISGFLGPTTAGLAIDNAGYRVTFAILAVSAIVPALALAVRKPSLPRAHPGPAPGARLKDLVGSRELRRVFLVTGFLAMAWDLFFFVMPIYGTSIGLSASTIGGILGSFAAATFVVRMVLPWFARRLPQWQLVSATLFVACVAYTLFPLVRTVPLIATIAFLLGLGLGASQPSLMSLIQQSTPEGRLGEALGMRTTVMNASHTLLPLFFGVIGTALGMASVFWSMAVCLGTAGVYFRRHRPGG
- a CDS encoding zinc ribbon domain-containing protein; the encoded protein is MPIYEYRCSNCGHQQEFLQKMSDAPFTRCTQCGQETFAKMVTAAGFHLKGSGWYATDFKGGGAKPAAKSEGASEAKDSAKGPAPASGTGGCPASS
- a CDS encoding DUF502 domain-containing protein; amino-acid sequence: MATLRRYLVAGLLVWIPLAITFWVLSLLVELMDQSLLIVPARYRSDAVLGFHLPGLGAILTIMILLSTGAVVANFLGKRLLLFWESVLGRIPIVRSIYGGVKQISDTLFSPDGKAFRRAVLVRYPHAGAWTVALVTGTPEHEVTDHLGHDQVSVFVPTTPNITAGFFLIVPRSDTLELQMSVDQALKYIISMGVAEPPRPGARPESLHSGTDPNPVPSPKT
- the aspS gene encoding aspartate--tRNA ligase, whose translation is MRTEYCGLIDTRFLGKPVTLYGWAHRRRDHGGVIFVDLRDREGLVQVVSDPDRKETFANADRVRNEFVLRVTGIVRRRPEGTVNPGLRSGEIEVLAHDLEILNPAVTPPFMMDDETISEEVRLRYRYLDLRREPMHKALKMRHRTAKAVRDYLDDLGFIDIETPVLYKSTPEGAREFLVPSRIHDGQFYALPQSPQLFKQLLMIAGYDRYYQIVKCFRDEDLRADRQPEFTQIDIETSFLSEREIQDIMEGLVRHVFKRVLDVDLPAFPRLAYADAMARYGSDKPDLRVKLELTELTDLMKGVDFKVFRAAAELPDGRVAALRVPGGNAAFTRKELDDLTPFVAIYGAKGLAYIRVNDRTKPGEEGLQSPIVKFFKPAELAAILERTSAQDGDVIFFGADRRKVVNDAMGALRMKVGHEKGHAEAGWRPCWVLDFPAYEYDEEGKRWLAAHHPFTSPKDEHVALMDTDPGKVLAKAYDIALNGWEIGGGSVRIHRTEIQARQFKTLGIGDEEARAKFGFLLDALSYGAPPHGGIAFGFDRMVAMMAGVDQIRDVIAFPKTQRGQDLMVEAPSAVTERQLREVHIRLRSPTQPPSPPSALGEGRDEGQG